A window from Bombus fervidus isolate BK054 chromosome 12, iyBomFerv1, whole genome shotgun sequence encodes these proteins:
- the LOC139992822 gene encoding uncharacterized protein isoform X1 yields the protein MINRTCLAVLIGLLGLACGLQCPKQKLSPGREVVCYTFVSDVDQLTEAVCKCTSLVQQGYDVRNLSVSGFEDFQKSLKKIIPTLQFVVSVDDPGKTLSTSGTVRQEITARLIGVLKEVDGVELNMTAGSKERLVHFVKGLKDELVRKSYDKRIFLVLPTKSEELAKQFDLKELTKYVDLFTVPTHYLVEDDEANHTFHPSRLMGLFDMFNADSLIDLISGLGAPKRKILVSVPATAYKFTLKDQDDNAPRAPTEEMQPVTIDQKQLCDLMNNGEWTVERDEDLTAPYAFKDKMWIAFEDRISLSIKGKYVLLRDLPGLAVHDVENDFKTNCGMPLTYEVHRSFSNFKRKSRAAVLNALEDDLHQKELEYSTKVKSSDFRVVRVVDTEGHIRVVRENTQTEFTCSRQGYFVHPKSCNRFYRCVKFNQEVEDYSVFEFDCPAGLSFDERTEVCVWPGSMPEGSPCPGSSEIAPVTRIRFECPSKSGYYADPQNPRWFFACIDLGGPEIMAYEFRCPFGLIFDEQKLICEWPWLVAGYSGTGYTRSEYDGGYYGTGTTAGTGGYYTGALPHGYTGTSGGGGYTVATGSGFSGAAEAGHGSSFGHGTEYTGSGKGKGYSGSGQGAGYTGSGVAGHGTSYDGQGTGGYSGRTGSGYSGATGAGHGTTYNGQGSDGYSGTTGSGHSGTGGAGYGTKYTGQGFGGHSGTTVSGYSGTVGAGHGTTYSDQGSGGYSGTTGSGYSGAAGASHGISYTGQEADGYSGAGVAGHRTTHIGQGSGGYSGTTGSGYSGTGGAGYGTKYTGQGFGGHSGTTASGYSGTAGAGHGTTFSGQGSGGYSGTTGSGYSGTGGAGYGTKYTGQGFGGHSGTTVSGYSGAAGVGHGSTYSGQGSGGHSETTGGEYAGAAGADHGTSYTGQGFTGTTGSGYSGTGATQTSGHGYSGTGTSYTGSTGKAGYGGSTGTGYSGGTGMGQVSTDTGFTGAGIIEQAEKSGTTGTGYTGSTYSAAGSTDGGYSGTKGGSIGGGYPGTKSGFSGGGYSGATGGTTGGYAGSGGIHGGSTGGGYAGSTAGGYIGAGTTGAHAGSTGGYAGSGGIHGGSTGGGYAGSTAGGYTGTGTTGAHAGSIGGYAGPGGIHGGSTGGGYAGSTAGGYIGTGTTGAHAGSTGGYAGPGGIHGGSTGGGYAGSTAGGYTGAGTTGAHAGSTGGYAGPGGIHGGSTGGGYAGSTADGYTGAGTTGAHAGSTGGYAGPGGIHGGSTGGGYAGSTAGGYTGTGTTGAHAGSTGGYAGPSGIHGGSTAGGHAGPGKAGAHAGSIGGYIGTSGGYGGSSIPGQTITFGTGQSQTPIYVSSGTTGAGLDHGVTSIYSQTPGPIIVEKPEKPTCLTNLCYGSSQPSGGQTLVTDDYVSSHGTISGTNVYQGTTGFPGSLNVTFGSHVPSIGGVTYHGGVTPAGGYTVAGTGAIVTGHGIQGSIITGGSTPGTLITHGATPGAIFTGSSDQGTIISGGSHPGYTKTGLSSPGYVISGGVKTVFPGSVSSGTTVYGTPSPGVIVTGTPSPAVVVTGTPSPGTIIKGQSSPGIILTGQTVPGVSIGGSIVPGTVTGSGFPSHPGAVTPGSSFGTKIGTTPSTYVTGYKTNEYHDNGGRGTIRFNNGDVTTKYTENDIPDYRPSGGNTLPDTLIPGSKGIPGVSISSGFTKTGPTKTGFTTATLGAGGSYVISTGKTSPPPNPDHIGAKAFEGNVAGYPKSSTKSSAKTYSGTFSTYGPGFSQGPSKGTGYSYPTPSIPFDTGVTKNLPISSTESGIFSGTTPTPFLKVEVHNTPKFGETGFTSSPAVVNTYQKPSGFTRASSPTGTPVLYTTGPLENYKTTVFEAAKVPVTISTIHPVIDTGYQTVISSTPLPVTISQDKFGIQTRPQFSFGTKTSQPGIFGDRGYVSSTTPTTIFKISSKYPSGEPQYDYGPTTPSSGSGYFTTSKSVFEHVTPSGISESPKPQTQYIPGESISPAIGVTYRKPFPLPGVTYQQEFTPASVKSYTTAPSGIGSGPGYKGSPTNIAIPRDEVGKLVTNYNRGTTKYVPNQYDVYTTGSAAGVDYYQSQSKFKQGYDSSTPSSVPRTQSPLTVTTYSGGYSKPSSGITYQTTAKSTAVGKPKVIVKWSDLHPLLLGKLGAECTCRGDPFANLRGPGSKLINSSKGKVDLSNYDESEIYVDLEKEGSYEDQDYQVTNYESSSKQPVKIYNELSKALGATSIQVQEKPSSTYLPSVTPSVGVGGRTSGLSGHGLTANFRSGKSLSNVGSSINSIGGGKGLASTVDHSVIGPIDGSVNSSTDDSVVGSIDRSGEYEDSVSEEIIDGATNCARPGLFRHPNFCNKFYACHWDEWKKKFTLHTFNCPVHLTFDNGAGACNWPSMGPACQDNNLLV from the exons ATGATCAACAGGACGTGCTTGGCGGTCCTCATTGGGCTGCTGGGTCTTGCTTGTGGCTTGC AATGCCCGAAGCAAAAGCTATCACCAGGCAGAGAAGTAGTATGCTACACTTTCGTTTCCGACGTCGATCAGCTAACAGAGGCTGTGTGCAAATGCACCTCTTTGGTACAACAAGGCTACGACGTGCGAAATCTCTCGGTTTCTG GATTCGAAGACTTTCAGAAGTCgttgaagaaaattattccaacactTCAGTTCGTGGTTTCCGTGGACGACCCTGGAAAAACACTAAGCACTTCCGGTACAGTTCGTCAAGAGATCACCGCTCGTTTGATCGGAGTTTTGAAAGAG GTTGATGGAGTCGAGTTAAACATGACTGCAGGATCAAAGGAACGTTTGGTTCACTTTGTAAAGGGTTTGAAAGACGAATTGGTGAGAAAATCATACGATAAGAGAATATTCCTGGTTCTACCCACAAAATCAGAGGAATTGGCTAAACAATTCGATCTGAAAGAACTGACCAA ATATGTGGATCTATTTACGGTTCCGACGCACTACTTGGTCGAAGATGACGAGGCCAATCACACTTTTCATCCGTCAAGATTGATGGGTCTCTTCGACATGTTTAACGCCGACAGTTTGATCGACTTAATCAGCGGTTTGGGCGCGCCTAAGAGAAAAATTCTGGTGTCAGTACCAGCCACTGCGTACAAGTTTACGCTAAAGGATCAGGACGATAATGCCCCAAGGGCGCCAACTGAGGAGATGCAACCGGTTACCATTGATCAGAAACAG TTATGCGATTTGATGAACAACGGAGAATGGACGGTGGAAAGGGACGAAGACCTTACTGCTCCTTATGCTTTCAAAGATAAAATGTGGATTGCTTTCGAAGATAGAATATCTCTATCTATAAAA ggAAAGTATGTACTGCTTCGAGATCTTCCTGGATTGGCTGTGCATGACGTAGAGAATGACTTTAAAACTAATTGCGGGATGCCTCTTACATACGAGGTTCATCGATCGTTCTCGAATTTCAAGAGGAAATCGAGAGCCGCTGTTTTGAACGCTTTGGAAGATGATCtacat caaaAAGAGCTTGAGTACTCGACTAAAGTCAAGTCATCCGATTTTCGAGTTGTTCGCGTAGTAGACACCGAAGGACACATCAGAGTTGTTCGAGAAAACACGCAAACCGAATTTACTTGCTCTAGACAAGGATACTTTGTCCATCCTAAAAGTTGTAACAG ATTCTATCGATGTGTTAAATTCAACCAAGAAGTGGAAGATTACTCCGTATTCGAGTTCGACTGTCCAGCAGGTTTATCATTCGACGAGCGTACAGAAGTTTGTGTTTGGCCAGGCTCCATGCCTGAGGGATCGCCATGTCCTGGAAGTAGCGAAATTGCGCCAGTAACTCGAATAAGGTTCGAGTGTCCTTCCAAATCTGGCTACTATGCGGATCCCCAAAATCCCCGTTGGTTCTTCGCCTGCATCGACCTAG GAGGTCCTGAAATAATGGCTTACGAATTTCGTTGCCCGTTCGGTCTGATCTTCGACGagcaaaaattaatttgcgaGTGGCCTTGGTTGGTAGCAGGCTACTCTGGTACTGGTTATACAAGATCTGAATATGACGGAGGGTATTATGGCACTGGAACTACTGCAGGTACTGGTGGATACTATACAGGAGCATTACCTCATGGTTACACGGGAACATCAGGAGGAGGAGGGTACACTGTTGCTACTGGATCAGGATTTTCTGGAGCAGCTGAAGCTGGTCATGGATCGTCGTTTGGACACGGAACAGAATATACTGGAAGTGGGAAAGGAAAGGGATACAGTGGAAGTGGACAAGGAGCAGGATACACTGGATCAGGTGTAGCTGGTCATGGAACTTCATATGATGGTCAAGGAACTGGTGGTTATTCTGGAAGAACTGGAAGCGGATATTCCGGAGCAACGGGAGCTGGTCATGGAACCACATATAATGGTCAAGGTTCTGATGGTTACTCTGGAACCACTGGAAGTGGACACTCTGGAACAGGAGGTGCTGGTTATGGCACTAAATATACTGGCCAAGGATTTGGTGGACATTCTGGAACAACTGTAAGCGGATATTCTGGAACAGTAGGAGCTGGCCATGGAACCACATATAGTGATCAAGGGTCTGGTGGATACTCTGGAACAACTGGAAGTGGATATTCTGGAGCAGCAGGAGCTAGTCATGGAATATCATATACTGGTCAAGAAGCTGATGGTTACTCCGGAGCAGGAGTAGCTGGTCATAGAACCACACATATTGGTCAGGGTTCTGGTGGTTACTCTGGAACCACTGGAAGTGGATACTCTGGAACAGGAGGTGCTGGTTATGGCACTAAATATACTGGCCAAGGATTTGGTGGACATTCTGGAACAACTGCAAGCGGATATTCTGGAACAGCAGGAGCTGGTCATGGAACCACATTTAGTGGTCAAGGTTCTGGTGGTTATTCTGGAACCACTGGAAGTGGATACTCTGGAACAGGAGGTGCTGGTTATGGCACTAAATATACTGGCCAAGGATTTGGTGGACATTCTGGAACAACTGTAAGCGGATATTCTGGAGCTGCGGGAGTTGGTCATGGGTCCACATATAGCGGTCAAGGATCTGGTGGACATTCTGAAACAACTGGAGGCGAGTACGCTGGAGCAGCAGGAGCTGACCATGGAACTTCATATACTGGACAAGGATTTACGGGAACAACTGGAAGTGGGTACTCCGGCACAGGAGCAACTCAAACATCTGGTCATGGATATTCAGGAACTGGCACGAGCTATACTGGATCGACTGGTAAAGCAGGTTATGGAGGATCAACTGGCACAGGATATTCAGGAGGAACTGGTATGGGTCAAGTATCTACTGACACTGGATTTACTGGTGCAGGAATTATTGAACAAGCAGAGAAAAGTGGAACAACTGGTACAGGCTATACTGGATCCACGTATTCTGCTGCTGGATCTACTGATGGAGGATATTCAGGAACAAAGGGAGGATCTATTGGTGGAGGGTATCCAGGAACAAAGAGTGGGTTTAGTGGTGGAGGATATTCAGGCGCAACTGGGGGAACTACTGGAGGATATGCAGGGTCAGGTGGTATTCATGGTGGATCTACTGGCGGAGGATACGCGGGATCTACTGCTGGCGGATATATAGGAGCAGGAACAACTGGCGCTCATGCGGGATCTACTGGAGGATATGCAGGGTCAGGTGGTATTCATGGTGGATCTACTGGCGGAGGATACGCGGGATCTACTGCTGGCGGATATACAGGAACAGGAACAACTGGTGCTCATGCGGGATCTATTGGAGGTTATGCAGGGCCAGGTGGTATCCACGGTGGATCTACTGGAGGAGGATACGCGGGATCTACTGCTGGCGGATATATAGGAACAGGAACAACTGGTGCTCATGCGGGATCTACTGGAGGTTATGCAGGGCCAGGTGGTATTCACGGTGGATCTACTGGCGGAGGATATGCGGGATCTACTGCTGGCGGATATACAGGAGCAGGAACAACTGGTGCTCATGCGGGATCTACTGGAGGATATGCAGGGCCAGGTGGTATTCATGGTGGGTCTACTGGCGGAGGATACGCGGGATCTACTGCTGACGGATATACAGGAGCAGGAACAACTGGTGCTCATGCGGGATCTACTGGAGGATATGCAGGGCCAGGTGGTATTCATGGTGGATCTACTGGCGGAGGATACGCGGGATCTACTGCTGGCGGATATACAGGAACTGGAACAACTGGTGCTCATGCGGGATCTACTGGAGGTTATGCAGGGCCAAGTGGTATTCACGGTGGATCTACTGCTGGCGGACATGCAGGACCAGGGAAAGCTGGTGCTCATGCAGGATCTATCGGAGGATATATAGGAACCTCAGGAGGTTACGGTGGATCTTCAATACCTGGACAAACCATTACATTTGGTACTGGACAGTCACAAACACCAATTTATGTTTCTTCTGGCACAACTGGAGCTGGATTAGACCATGGTGTAACCAGTATATATTCACAAACTC CTGGGCCTATTATCGTGGAGAAACCTGAGAAACCAACCTGTCTCACGAACCTGTGTTATGGGTCTTCTCAACCATCAGGTGGTCAGACCCTCGTAACAGACGACTATGTTTCAAGCCATGGAACTATTTCTGGAACAAATGTTTACCAAGGTACGACTGGATTCCCTGGAAGCTTGAATGTTACTTTTGGAAGCCACGTACCTTCCATTGGAGGCGTTACGTATCATGGAGGCGTCACACCCGCTGGTGGCTATACAGTGGCAGGTACAGGTGCTATCGTGACAGGACACGGTATTCAAGGATCGATCATCACTGGAGGCTCCACTCCAGGGACGCTCATTACCCATGGAGCTACCCCTGGCGCAATCTTCACAGGTTCTTCTGACCAAGGCACCATAATAAGTGGAGGAAGCCATCCAGGATATACGAAGACTGGTCTAAGTTCACCTGGCTATGTAATTAGTGGTGGAGTCAAGACGGTATTCCCTGGTTCAGTCAGTTCTGGAACGACAGTTTACGGAACACCTTCACCTGGTGTCATAGTAACTGGAACACCTTCACCTGCTGTCGTAGTAACTGGAACACCCTCACCTGGAACTATTATAAAGGGTCAATCGAGTCCTGGAATAATTCTTACAGGACAAACAGTTCCTGGAGTGTCTATTGGGGGATCTATTGTGCCAGGAACAGTCACTGGATCAGGTTTTCCATCGCATCCAGGGGCTGTTACTCCAGGATCTTCATTTGGAACTAAGATTGGAACCACACCATCGACTTATGTCACTGGCTACAAAACTAACGAATACCATGACAACGGAGGACGTGGTACCATTAGATTTAACAATGGCGATGTGACCACCAAATACACAGAAAATGATATTCCAGATTATAGACCAAGTGGTGGCAATACTTTGCCAGATACTCTCATTCCAGGAAGCAAAGGTATTCCCGGTGTATCGATATCTAGTGGCTTCACTAAGACTGGACCTACCAAGACAGGCTTTACCACTGCTACTTTAGGTGCTGGTGGTAGTTACGTAATTAGCACTGGAAAAACTAGCCCCCCACCTAATCCTGACCATATTGGCGCCAAAGCTTTCGAAGGCAACGTGGCGGGATACCCGAAATCATCTACCAAGAGCAGTGCCAAGACTTATTCAGGAACATTCTCAACTTATGGTCCAGGCTTCAGTCAGGGACCTTCGAAGGGCACTGGATATTCCTATCCCACACCTAGCATTCCATTTGATACAGGAGTGACGAAGAATTTGCCTATTTCTTCGACAGAGAGTGGCATCTTTAGTGGAACTACTCCAACGCCGTTCTTGAAGGTTGAAGTGCATAATACACCAAAATTCGGTGAGACCGGATTCACCAGTTCACCTGCAGTTGTGAATACGTATCAGAAACCAAGTGGCTTTACGCGTGCATCATCTCCAACTGGAACACCTGTGCTTTATACCACTGGTCCATTGGAAAATTACAAGACGACTGTCTTTGAAGCGGCTAAAGTTCCAGTTACAATTTCTACTATTCACCCAGTGATCGATACTGGATATCAGACTGTGATATCGTCGACGCCATTGCCTGTAACTATAAGTCAAGATAAATTTGGCATTCAGACCAGACCTCAGTTTAGTTTTGGAACAAAGACTTCTCAACCTGGTATATTCGGAGACCGAGGTTACGTTTCTAGCACGACACCAACgactatatttaaaatatcatcgAAGTATCCTTCTGGAGAACCACAG TATGATTATGGACCTACCACTCCTTCATCTGGTTCTGGATACTTTACAACTTCGAAGAGCGTGTTTGAACATGTGACACCGTCTGGAATCTCAGAGTCACCGAAACCACAG ACTCAGTATATACCTGGCGAATCTATTTCGCCAGCCATTGGAGTAACTTACAGAAAACCATTCCCATTACCTGGTGTCACCTATCAACAAGAATTCACACCAGCATCTGTCAAATCGTACACCACTGCTCCATCGGGCATAGGATCAGGTCCTGGCTACAAAGGATCGCCTACGAACATAGCAATTCCCAGAGATGAAGTCGGAAAGCTCGTTACAAATTACAACAGAGGCACCACGAAATATGTTCCAAACCAATACGACGTTTACACAACAGGATCCGCAGCAGGAGTCGATTATTATCAGTCCCAGTCGAAGTTCAAACAAGGTTACGATTCATCGACACCATCCTCAGTTCCTAGAACACAGTCTCCTCTCACAGTGACGACTTACTCCGGAGGCTACTCGAAACCATCTTCAGGTATCACGTATCAGACCACTGCCAAGTCTACAGCTGTAGGTAAACCCAAAGTGATTGTGAAGTGGAGCGATCTGCACCCTCTTCTCCTTGGAAAATTAGGAGCAGAGTGTACCTGCAGAGGAGATCCTTTCGCTAATCTCAGAGGTCCTGGCTCCAAGTTGATCAACTCGTCAAAGGGCAAAGTGGACTTGTCTAATTATGACGAGTCAGAGATTTATGTAGATCTTGAGAAGGAAGGATCCTACGAAGATCAAGATTACCAAGTGACCAACTACGAATCGTCTTCGAAACAACCAGTTAAGATCTATAATGAACTTTCGAAAGCTCTAGGAGCTACAAGCATTCAAGTTCAAG